The DNA segment AATAAGCGGCGCCTCGCTAAAACCGGGTAATAAAAATAACTCTACCCCGCTTTGCTTTAATTCGTTAATTTTATTACACAGGTGCGAGCGCATAACATTAGCTTTGTTGTACCAATCGGCATAATTTTGCTCATGTAAAAAATAGTTGCCTAACAAAATACGGCGCTTAACTTCATCACCAAAACCTTTACTGCGTGTAGCGGCAAACAGCTCGCCGGCACTAGCGGCCTTAAGTTTTAAACCATAGCGCGCCCCATCAAAGCGGCTTAAAGTGGTAGCCGCCTCGCCGCAACATAAGATATAATAAATATTAATTATCTCATCTTCTAGGCCTAAATCAATATCTACAAAAATGACGCCTTCACTCTTTAGGTACTCTTCGGCTAAACTAAAAGCCTTTTTTACTTCGGGGTGAACGGGTTTAAGCAAGTTATTAAACCGCGCCACCTTTAACCCTTTAAAGCTGAGTTGCTTGGCGGCATTTAAATTAATACTTGTTTCATCAAAGTTAGAGCGGCCGGCAACGGCCTCTAACACCAATTTAATATCTAACGGTGTATGTGCAATTAGGCCAACCACATCGAGGCTGGGGGCTAAATCGGCCATACCGCTGCGCGGGATAACGCCGTAACTTGGTTTAAAACCGGTTAACCCATTGTAACTAGCCGGTAACCGTGCCGAGCCGCCGGTATCGCTGGCTAAAGCAAAGGCCGCCATACCGGCCGCCACCGCCACCGCACTGCCGCTGGAAGAGCCGCCGGCAAAACGCTTATTATCTAAAAAGTTAAGGGTGGGGCCGTAAACGCTGTAACGGCCGGTGGCGCCCATCGCCATTTCGTCCATATTAAGACGGCCCAAATTAATAAAATTTTGCTCTTTTAATCGGCTAACCACAACGGCATCGCTGGGGCTGACATAACCCTCTAAAATTTTACTGGCACAAGTTAAATCTTTCCCCTGTACCGAAAAGTTATCTTTAACGGCCGCCGGTACAGCCCATAAATGATGGCCGCTCGGACCAGCTTTTTCTAAGTTAAGGGCCGTCTCATAAGCTTCGTCATAAAACTCGATGTAGCAATTTAAATTTTTTTGCTGTAAATAACTATCTTGGTAAGCCTTTACTAACTCGCTAGGTTTTAGTTCATTTTTTTTATAGGCCTCACCAATTTGACTAACCGATAAATTATTCGCCTTCATTATTTACTCCTTGCGGTAAAGCAACAAAACCATCTGCTAAACGCGGCATAAAACTTTTTAGTTTTTGGGCCGATAAACTATCCTCAACTACATCTTCACGCAACTCATCGCTGCTGCCGTTACTTAAATTTTGATAACCGGTGGCCACATCAACTTTACCTATCTCAAAAAAACTTAGCCATTTAACAAGTTCCGCTTGCCAATAGTCATCTCGCTCCGGCTCATATTCTAAACTGCTTAGGTC comes from the Spirochaetaceae bacterium genome and includes:
- a CDS encoding amidase family protein, whose protein sequence is MKANNLSVSQIGEAYKKNELKPSELVKAYQDSYLQQKNLNCYIEFYDEAYETALNLEKAGPSGHHLWAVPAAVKDNFSVQGKDLTCASKILEGYVSPSDAVVVSRLKEQNFINLGRLNMDEMAMGATGRYSVYGPTLNFLDNKRFAGGSSSGSAVAVAAGMAAFALASDTGGSARLPASYNGLTGFKPSYGVIPRSGMADLAPSLDVVGLIAHTPLDIKLVLEAVAGRSNFDETSINLNAAKQLSFKGLKVARFNNLLKPVHPEVKKAFSLAEEYLKSEGVIFVDIDLGLEDEIINIYYILCCGEAATTLSRFDGARYGLKLKAASAGELFAATRSKGFGDEVKRRILLGNYFLHEQNYADWYNKANVMRSHLCNKINELKQSGVELFLLPGFSEAPLIGTADEATTYSSDSTAVMSNLTGTPAVAVPMMLGQNGLPVSVQLGGLRGSDQLVLDAGQKLYHIKNY